One region of Juglans microcarpa x Juglans regia isolate MS1-56 chromosome 7S, Jm3101_v1.0, whole genome shotgun sequence genomic DNA includes:
- the LOC121240883 gene encoding uncharacterized protein LOC121240883 produces the protein MEEIEVEWERLRLNDEESIPITVNLENMEELRRKGERSLVGKICSDRTISKETVRKMMEKIWRVNMSMEFTEIGTNTFVVTFANRGDRNRVLAGCPWLFDSHLFALKSFDGSTQAHLLDFTMATFWIQMYNLPLGGMNCKMGELIGKSIGKVLEVEGEENEVAWGRFLRVKVECELTKPLARGRTVSFEGK, from the coding sequence ATGGAGGAAATTGAAGTCGAATGGGAGCGATTAAGACTGAATGATGAGGAGAGCATTCCGATAACTgtgaatttggaaaatatgGAGGAATTACGGAGAAAGGGGGAAAGGAGCTTAGTTGGAAAAATATGCTCAGATCGAACGATCAGCAAGGAAACTGTGAGGAAGATGATGGAGAAGATCTGGCGAGTAAACATGAGTATGGAATTTACTGAGATTGGAACAAATACTTTTGTGGTGACCTTTGCAAACCGTGGAGATAGAAACAGAGTTCTTGCGGGATGCCCATGGCTATTTGACAGTCATCTGTTTGCCCTTAAATCGTTTGATGGAAGTACGCAGGCTCACCTTTTGGATTTCACAATGGCAACCTTTTGGATCCAGATGTACAACCTGCCGCTTGGAGGAATGAATTGCAAGATGGGGGAATTGATTGGTAAATCCATTGGGAAGGTTCTAGAAGTGGAAGGTGAGGAGAATGAGGTGGCTTGGGGTCGCTTTCTGAGGGTGAAGGTGGAGTGCGAGCTTACAAAACCTTTAGCCCGAGGAAGAACAGTGAGTTTTGAAGGAAAGTAG